In Aedes albopictus strain Foshan chromosome 3, AalbF5, whole genome shotgun sequence, the genomic window AGATTATATAGGGCATGTTGCTGGCGTAACCTTGAACGATACATTTTGGTTTGCTGTCCACTAATGAGTTTCAACTTACACATGAAAGAAAGGAAGCAATAATCGATCTATACATAAACATCAACTCTATATGAAAAGAAATCCCATTTAATCAACAAAGAAAGCAGTTGAAATTTGTTTGATAACCATAAACCATTCTTCATAAAACGTTTATATATATTTTTAGAAGCTCATTCATTTTGCGTAATGTTGCATGTTGAGATTATGTGATAATTATAAACATAAGTAGCTGTTCGGGTGGCATCCGGATGGATTTGTTGTGAAGCAACCTCACGATAAATATATTCAACATAGTTCGGGAACCTCGTTACTCACAGTAGTGGCGTGTGAATGGGGTGTTAGTATGTGTTGGTTTTTGAGAAAAAGCGTGAGCGAATAAATGTTCTTTTACTGTTTGCGGGCAAACAAAATGGGTCATTGTTGTTGGACAAACTTTTCATATTAATGGAAATAATAATCGTTTGGGAAATGCAGTTTTTTTTATAACTTAGGTGCGTGAGGGTGAGCATTGCGATGGGTGTGGCGCTTGTGTGATGTGAGGAATATTTAACGTGAGGGGCGATAAAAAGCTTGCAGGCGTACAATCATACTACGAGTTGTATTCCAGGCGTGTTTGATAGGCAAAACCAAAGAAGTGATCTACACAACTAAAAGGAGTACAGTAAAAATACCGGCAAATATAAGCAAATCGTAGTTACTTTCAGTAATTGATTTCAATCGATTAAACAAAGGAAAAGTTCAAATTACGGTTCATATATGTAGCTATGTGCGGTTTTCAATCACAATCAAGTACAACTAAAAGGAAAACTATTATCCAATAAAGTAACAAATGTACGGCAATCTTCACAAAAAGTAGCACAACAAAATTATGTAAACTGAACAAAAAATGCAACAAATCTTAAACACTAGATGATTTATTCAGCATTTttactgtttgtttttttttcaattatcgcTGTTCACATTTGCGTGGGACAATCTAAAGTTAAGTATAATGAATTAGTAGTAGCAATCTAACGCTTAGCATTAAACATTTGcggtttttgtaactttttgtttcaaaattggGGTTGGTTTATGTTCAAGATGATTTGCGACAATCCACTACCACTCTACAGTTGATCAGAGGCTGTTTTCCCGTGTGTGTTTAAGCATGTTTCACCTTCTTCCAAAACCTACAATTCCATGCAGTTTACCTTCGACCTATCAATAATTTACAAATCGTGGGGAGGAGTATAATTGTCTACTGGTTTGCTTTTTATCTTTCTAATGACCATTATCAATGCAAATAGTTGATTTTGTTTTTACTCTCAATGATTGTTCTAGTTATCgtctctttttttttctctagCTCACTAATGTGTAGATACGGTTCTACCAAGAATACTTTTAGCAATGGGTACTAGGGCTAAATTCTATTGAATGTTGAAAACTACGActgaaaattagattttttttttgcaaaccgcATAACCAAGTAGGCATAGTATGTGTAATGATTACGTGCAAAAACATTAATTTGTTTTCGTTCATCATACATGTACAATTATACGTAAATATAAGCATTGAAGAGCGTGTATTTTGGGTGGTTTTTGATTACTGGTGAGAGGATAACTATTTTAGTCACTTTTATTTCATGTCTCAAGCGGTCATATCTCTAGCCATACAGCATTTTCCCCACATTATAGGTAACACATtgtcaatacattttttttgttcggtATCAATAGCTGTAGTAGCAATAGTAATCGTAGTAGTAATTGTAGCAgtaatagtagtagtagtagtagtaatagCGTTGCTCAGTtttgtgaaatattttgcatgattgAACAATATTTTTTCGTAAGTAATCTTGGTTTCGTTTATGAGAGTTATTCGTTCACCATTCATTAAGTAGTTGCAGTTGCAGTTATAATAGTAGCGGTAATAGTGTTAATATTCATAGTTCTGAAACTTGTTCTGATGTGCTGTAAGTCAAACTACCACAAAGAGGCTTAAAACGTGTCTGCTTGAAAACCGTCAACTTCATCCCTAATATTTATCAACCTACAGCAAATCCGACAGCATCTTCATGTTTTACACAACCTTTTGATTATTATTCGTCTGTTTTATTggtaaaatttttgctgaaatcttACATCTTACTATATCTTAGTGTATAAATAACTGTTTACAAAAGTAGCAAGTAAATAATTTTAAGGAACAAATCTAGTTAAATGAAAAACTTATCACAACAATGTTTTCATTTAATCCTATCAAATATTTACATAAACACTTCAGGAGTGTTGCTGCTTCTATATTCCTATCAGTATAAAgaaaacaaaactaaaaaaaaaatatgaaatgcacTTCTAGGTTTGTTTTTAAAACGTCTAAAACAGTTTCACTAACATGACTACTagttcaaaatttgattttcATTACTATGCTCATTGTCGGGAACGAAAAAAGAATCAATACACTAATCAACCAAACCAAAGTTCGCAAACCTCATCCCGTGTTCATGACTTCCGCGTGAATGTGTGCGTGTGCGATTTGAAGCGATTGAATTGCAGCATGCGCGTGTGTGAGTGCGGGTGCGTGACTCGCGCATGCACCCTGATGCACTTCCATGTGTGTTTGTATGTTTTGTGAAGCTATCACAGttccattgttttgatttttcaatCTTATACGCAAGAGTTTCTCTTATTATTCATCTCGCTTTCATACCGCCCCGAGAATTTCGAAACCGAAAACAAAACTACCCGTATAAATGTAACGTAACCGATAATCGCGTATTAACAACGaaaaaataagtgaaaaaaaaacggaaaacaaAACTGTACAATTTTTAGGGTTCATCGGGGAACCTTTTGTGAGTTGTTTTTtcacaagagaaaaaaaaaagaattgcacTTATCATTAACTAACTTATTAGACTATTTTAAAGATAAAAAACTGATGCTATTCTTAGTTTGCTTAACCGTAGTGACAAGATCACTCAATGTTATCAAGTGTTTTCAAATGTTTGTATGTTACTCTTACTTGCTATCCTTTATCAAACGATGTTATCGTCGAGAAAAATATATATTATGCTTTCGTTATATTCCGATAAAATGGTGTTACTCTTCCTATTTAGGTTTTCAATTTTCTTGGTGAACTTCTTTGTGTGTTTTTCTTTCCTAATGTTCAGTGTGTGTGTTTCAGGCACTATCATCATCTTCAATTTCTTATTGTTTTAATCAATTTTCGTCAGCTCACAGCAACGATTGCGCTGAATTGTTCGCTGAACCATGGCAACGATTAGTGCGAGATGGATGTGTTAGTGTGTGAGTGTGTTTTCGGGAAGGTGCAGATGTTGGTGCTGTTCTACGCATGGCAATTTGAGTGACTGAATGCTGGGTGCTTGTGGGCTGCAGCGGCGGATTGCACTTATGAAGTCTTCATCTTCTTGTAGGGGTTAAGTACGACTGCACTGCCGGGGGTTGCGCCAGGGGTTGGTACCTGCTGGACTTGGGGTATCGCCGTTAGGTTAGTCGCGGGCATAGCAGCATGCATGGGGGCGGTGAATTGGTAGCCACCGGCCGGGAAGGACGGGTACATTAGGCTTGGGTTGAACAGCTGGTGCTGGGCAGCGAAGGCAGCTGCGTACGGGTTTTGAAAGTTGGCCGGCATTTGAGGACGTAACATTTGCGCGAAGGCTGCTTGTGGCAAAATGGGCGGCGGTGGACGCGTGATGGCCGGAAGCATTGTCTGTTGAGGAGTGGCAGCGGCCATGGCTACCGCAGGAGTGCTAATGCGAGGCGGTGGATAAGAGGGAGCGGCGGCTGGTGAAGCCACAGCGGCTGCAGCTGCGTACGACGGCGTCTGAGGGAGGACGCCAGTTTTGTTCAAAGCAACCCCGGTATAGCTGAGGGCGGTAAGTGGTTTGCCGGTTAGGGCATTCGAAGCGGCAGCCATTTTGAGTGCATTGGCGTAGTTTTTCTGGGCAACTTCCTTGGCAAGGTTGGCTGCGTCAGTGTAGTGCGCAGTGTATTGTGCAGAAGCGGCGGCGGCTTGATTCGCTTGTGCAACTGCGGCTGCCTGGGCGGCATAAGACTGTGCCTGAGCTTGAAGAGTAGCGAGGCCTGCAGCGGTGTTATAGCTGTTAATGTGGGCAGCCGTAGAGTAGGACTGTAGCATTGCACTTGTGATTGGAACCGGGACTGATTGGGTTGTGGCCGCAGACGAGACAAGCGTCTGTGACTGCGAGCTAGACGTGCTGGTAGTTGGAGAGGTTAGTAGGGCATTGTTGTTAGCTTCGCTCAGGGTCGGATCATCTTTATCGCTGAGATGTGGCTCGGACTTGACGCTGCTGAGATCGTTATCCGAGTGCATTTGACCATTGGCCAGATGACCTAGGCCAGTGCCGATCGACGAAACCGATTGCAGTGAGAGTGACTTGACAAGTGTCGTATTTTTGTTATTTACTTTGCTATTGTTGTTATTAATATTAACACTGTTACCACTACTAGTATAGTAACTGCTGTTGGTCAAAATGGTGCTCTGAGCACTATTACTACTACTGGTATTAGCAATTAGGGTTGCTGTGGATGTTTGTGGAACATAAGTAGCAGATGTGGCTGAAGGACTGGGTGTTGGGTACTCACATGACACTGGCACGAATGGCTGCTGAAGCTGCATTAGTTGCTGGTAGGTCGTTGCACCAGGTTGGTAAACCGGGATTCCGGACTTGTCAGCGGCGGTTCGTTTGTATGGGACCATTCCGGGGAAAGCCTAGATACACAAAACGCGCACATGACGTGGTTTTCGTAGCACACAGGTGagaaagaagaagagaagaaattCTATGTAGTTGAATAGGTTAGCTCAATCAATATGCGGTGCCATTACTGGTGGCGTTTGGTTGCAAGAATATTATGGTTGGCAATCAGATTTACATAAATTAGCAAAAGACTATGTCATACAGAGTATTGTTCTAGAGATACTAAAGAGTGGTTCAgagagatagatagatagataggaaAGGTACAGTAGCTATTCAAACTACAGCGTCTTGCATAAAGAGGTTTGGTTTTGGTTGGTTTCAAAGTCTCTCATTATTAGTTCACAAAATTTGAAGCCTTTAGCCAAGACACCAAAATGCAAAATATGCACGGTTACTTACAAAGTTTTCATAGTAAAAAGATCCCATCGTTTTCATGTCCATCTGGTGGGTGCGAATGTGCAGTAGTAGTAGTTGTAAGAGTAGTTTTTGGTTGGTTTTGCGAGTTCGATAGTGGTAGTAGTAGTAGGAAGAGCAGGAGGTAGGCAGCACACAGACATGTGCGATGTGTTGGTCGATGTAGACGTGTTTTATTTTGTTTGGTTGTGGTGTGTGGTTGGTTCCCATGGTGATTCGAGTGATAGACATTTGGCAGCACGCATTAATGCACACACACAGCGACATTATAAGAGCGCAACATAGACACAAACAAGGATTTTGGTTGGGATAACAAGTGGTAGGAGGGCGGAATGTGTGTATGAGGAGTTTTTTTCGTTGTTTGTGGACGTGTTTGTGTTGCGataagagagaagagagagaaaaaGCGAGAAAATAAAACACTCATTAGTTAGGTGTACAGACAGCGGCGCTAAATGAATAATTGTTTAGGGTATTTATACAAAAAATAATATTAAGACAAATTAGGAAGaaacaaatgaatgaaaaaaatgaTACATCCTAAAGTTATGATTTCTGTATTCTCAATAATCCTGACAATCTGCATAAGGATTACAATCAGTTATTTTTTACTAGCACTATCAATTCACATTGTTTTCGGTTTGCTTTCTGATCGACCGATTTAAAGTTGCGAGGATGTTTGCTTCAGCGGTGTTTCAGCGGCCCAGGTTTTCAAAATTGTACGCAAACGCGGGTATTATGATGAAAACAATCTCATTTATATTCTTATATATGATAAAACCGTTTGGAAAATGATGAAGCACACATTCAAACAATCCGTTCTCACCATCATCACAAACTTCACGTTCGTTTACAACACGCACACACATCAGAAAGAGTTGAGGCTATTCGCCCCATGAAGCGTATTCAAGCATGGATGAGCTTAGCGTTCGCTTTGTTTGTAGTAAGAAAGTTCCAATCATCGTATCAATTTGACTTTAGCAGTAAGTAGTATTGCACGTAACACTAACCAAAAAACAATGTACAAAACGATAGATAGCGGCAACTGAAAAATGATCATCATCCCTGTGTGGTTCACGACGCAAAACAATAGAACCGCGAGGCACTTTAGGCTGTGTGCGTATGCCCACGAGCATACATGCTAGCAACTTTGATATTCCCTGACACACATACACATTAGCTTTCTGGAACAATCAAGTCCCGCTGCCGGGTCGGGCTTGATTTGTTGGTTCTGATCAAAAAAGCAAACTTAAACAAAAGCATGCGAAGCTACTGCAAATTTATACACAAATTAGATTTGGGACCGTAAGTCGGGGGAGTTACAAAACTGGAACTCGTGTAAATGGACCATTCCCGTGAAATCTAATTCCTTTTTAATGGTAATTTGAAACACAATGACACATGATTTATAAAACTGCTGCTGGTGAATACCACCCTTCTTGGATAAACTTTAACATGTGGCACTAttattcagctacttctgtttcttgATCGACGCATTTGGGCGTTATTTGTGCTCATGATTTTCTTTGTACGTGAGTGAAACcattcgaagttttcaatattaTTATCATTTAGATGAAGAATCCTGACTAGATTTCACATGAATGGTCCATTCTAATACTAAAAATAAAACAAGGAAAACAACAATCAATTTCGAACGGGTCTGGGGAAAAAGTTAACGAAAAACGATCGTTAGAACGAAACACGAAAAAGGGGGAGGGATCATTGAAGAGATCACTCATTGAGGGACAGGGAAAGGGCGGGGCTTCCGTAACGGTAGCCGCGGGAAACTCTAACAAAAGGAAACAAAGaaaacaaaagaagaaaaaaaaaatgaaacggaAAAGTATAACTAACGCAAGTACCATTTGTATCATGTCACTATCGGCTGCACGCTTTTTACCAGCCTCCAGGGGAGACTGGCCAAGTGGCAATGGCGTCGAGCTGACAGCAGCCCCGGCGgctggcggcggtggcggcggcaggGTGCCCATGgtagcggcggcggcagcggcagcAGCGGCAACAGCAGCCGCAGCGGATACAGGTGCAGTCTAGAGGTTTGGTTTTGCGGGGAGGTTTCGTTTTTGTTTTCGGGGGGCGGGTGGAGCGATGTAtttgaaagagagagagagaaagggcGGGTTTTTTTCGACGAGGGGATGGTGGATGGCGTGACGAGGGGTAGGTTCGAttggttgttgtttttttatataGGGGTACAGTTCGGAGTAGTTAGGGAGGCAAATGAAGGGTTTTTTTATGTGATTTGTGGTGATGGTTTGAGAATAAGAAAAAGAAGCATAACaagcatttaatttaataaagtaTTTTTGATGGAAAGGAAAAGAAAGAAATATAAACAGAAAGAAGAAGATAAATCAATTTTGAATAATCATAATTTCGGTCCCCTTGGTGAGGGCACGGGTGAATGTGTGAGGGGCAGGATCGTAAGTAAAACAAAACTGAGTTGTGAGTGAATAGTACTGATTAAGAAAGCGCTGTCTGCAAGTAAGAGTTTAATAAGAAGCTTCCACGAAGCGCACAATATATATATCTTAGAATGATACGCTTTGCATTGAATGGAATGATCACGGTTTTTGTTTTCATCATAATACGATAGAAGTTGTGTATATTCTGGAGGCAAAATGATTCGCAGATTTATCTAGGCGTTACACTTTCTGTGGACGGTTCAATTTGATCGCATTTGGCTCCACGACGGACGCGATTCGTTTGCTCATTCTGTTGGCTTATTTTCTATTCTTAAACAATACTTGGACTTACTTCTAGTGACTTACTCTAGTTATGTTTAACTTTAATATAGAATGATCGAATGAGGATTACGTATGGAATTATGCTTTATATAATGATAAATGATGTATAGTGGGCGGAATACACCACACTTGGAGAATCATCTGAAATGTAATTTGTGTTCTATATTACTCAATGCtaataaattcaaaaaagttttaaaattttgtagAATATCAACTGAAGGTAACAATGGTCAGTTATCCCCATTGAAtatttactttattttttataGTCTGAGAGGAGTAATTTGAGAAACTGATCCTAATGTTAATTGTTGTACTCAATTATTCTTTAAATGGATACTTTTCAACGGTATCGAAATCAGGAAACAATTATTCTCGCACCAAGTACAACTTTACCTGGTGAGATGCAACAGTTAGACTTTTCGagcatttgttattgaaaagggAACTGATTTTCAGTTCAGCAAGGATTGTGATTTTAAAACTGATGGGAGTCGAATCAATTGATTTTCATTTCTGGTCTACGAATTTCCATCCTACTGCCAATTCTGAAAGTAAACTAACGGAATACATACTAGTTTGTTTTGATTACAGTgacgtttgttttgttttgattaaaaCAAAAAGTTTCAAGTTGTTTTCATATCATGAACTTTTTACACAATTTAACAAACATCGAGTAAGAGGAAAAATGTGAATGTCGATACCAGGGGTGGAAAATGTCGCGAAATTTCAtgaataaaatgtcatgaaatgtTTCTGTTCACACAACTTTcggtgtaaatttctgttcgtaAGCATCACCAGTCCATAACGTTGATTAGTTATGGATAATCGATGATGTCGACGATTAACATTTCCGActaagtgcagtgaaattagctaataacgaaatgacatttttatgacattacCCATCCCTGGTCGATACTATATCTTCGGAATTCTGTTTagcaagtttgggaaacactaaTTCAATCATTGCTTCAAACATACATGCTTGTGGCACACTGCGTAAGCATGGGGTCGCCGGGAGTGGTCGAAGACGCGACAGGCCCCGAGTTGCATCAGTCGCGAATAGGAATTATTATTTCCAAACATTTTCTTCGATTCACCTCAGGAATGTCTAAACGATTTCTTGATCCAAACACTTTTTCAAGTTTTCCATGATAGGAATTTTGTTAGAACATTATGTAGGAGATTGCATACATTAATTCTGCCAGAAGTTTTCCTTGAAATAACTTagatattgttgttgaaatgtttgctcatttcttgagcgattccttgtctgaattttccacgcatcaagacaggccaagaaatttcttgtgatTCCTGATTTTAATGATTCTTTGAATCGTTGAGGGTGTTCATGTCGCTTGTATCAGAATGGGAGCTATATGTCTTGTTGTTGGCCGTCAAGCTTTGAAACTTGATAGACTGGGTCGTAGCACTAAGGCCAGTAGTAACAGGGTCAAATGTTTTACAAGGAAAAAACTCAAGAAAcagcatctgtttgacactaatgaaaattcgatcgtatcaaacaagatgtttgagctgaAGCTTCGATACGAAATTATAACTTGCAGATTTATTAAATCAAGTACAATAGTCGCTTGATAACTGCAACATAGCTACATTTCACTCAACGAACGAAATACGATAATTGCAACAAATGTCAGTTGTTGCACAATGCAGCCAATTTTTGCCAATTCGGAAAACACCCAGATCAGCCATGAATATTTTAGTTGGACGGATGGCTTTGTGATAACTTCCAGTTTGGGAAAAACTCGTTTATATTCCaatatggccaccacaatggccaaaTTTTGCACCTTCTCTCAACTTTAAGCACACAAGTTTCATAAAAACCTAACCCAGCGCACTAGATCTTTAGCGTGCAAGAATCAGGGCGCAAAATattcgagcagacgagctgaagttcaccgtgcggcaattttcattcacttgcctgcatattcatattcagctgctcgatactcttTGTCAagtgaatgaaagtcaatgaatatttgtaaacatttttcaaagtgttaaattgctggtaaaatattaacgtttcgattatgtttaacggtgctttacacagatcttttaccatttgattgttgtagagtgtttttggaaggaatcgtagccataaacgtaggtaattatggagatgtttctcgatcggcttcatattcaatgactacgaattctggacgaacatttgaaaagggcctatctgctttgcgtaaacaaacatgtttttgtctctgtagggcccaactgcatccacccacgtacatcaacacccttatcagaaagagtgttcttcaagctatctgttaagggtgttgatgtgcgtgggtggatgcagatgggccctacagagacagaaacatgtttgtttacaaaaagcagataggcccttttcaaatgttcgtccagaattgactgactgtgtgaagagggagagcgaaaatgaatttgattgttttgaatattcagtgcagaatcattcaaattcgtgctgttttcaatcaatgactatgaacattttgcaccctggcaAGAATAAAGTGAAAATGGCTTCTTCTTCTGccgtatggctctacgttctcactggaacttggcctgcctctctccaacttagtgttctttgagcacttccacagttattaattggagggctttctttgcctgccttagcatgaattttgtaccttgtgaggcaagcacaatgatacactatgcccagggagtcgagaaaattttcccgaccggaacgggaaccgaatccgccgtctccggattggcgatccatagccttaaccactaggctaactggagacccctaactACATTACATTGCACTAACATTGAAACAcaaacaaacagacatatcacttaAGATAAATTGCGATTATATTcaacgtcacgaaaacataatcgcccaatgctaatcacactgtgttacgcaaaccgctgcacagtgggaaa contains:
- the LOC115262390 gene encoding ice-structuring glycoprotein-like, producing MHSDNDLSSVKSEPHLSDKDDPTLSEANNNALLTSPTTSTSSSQSQTLVSSAATTQSVPVPITSAMLQSYSTAAHINSYNTAAGLATLQAQAQSYAAQAAAVAQANQAAAASAQYTAHYTDAANLAKEVAQKNYANALKMAAASNALTGKPLTALSYTGVALNKTGVLPQTPSYAAAAAVASPAAAPSYPPPRISTPAVAMAAATPQQTMLPAITRPPPPILPQAAFAQMLRPQMPANFQNPYAAAFAAQHQLFNPSLMYPSFPAGGYQFTAPMHAAMPATNLTAIPQVQQVPTPGATPGSAVVLNPYKKMKTS